One segment of Procambarus clarkii isolate CNS0578487 chromosome 1, FALCON_Pclarkii_2.0, whole genome shotgun sequence DNA contains the following:
- the LOC123762800 gene encoding uncharacterized protein isoform X2 — MAPIQDQIIHPFKTLNAPLQVNGRFGRHDSCHFNFHLPISPKGLSLHDFFFEYMFETFDDAIREILRRWDERELLTDTWYDRGFRVSTFNIASRYWRLHPATFFNGTDCKIPFKIYDNTSDGAIAARIISGREVFMEDYLKSSRRFPRRSFPSDDVDTRSVSSVMPSDGVLANAGPMKREEDEVDIGDVKSEEETLGCGPGLTDRPEGIPETVSMTREASPSLSIQSAESCDSLVGRLWTFSSP; from the exons ATGGCACCTATCCAGGACCAGATTATTCACCCTTTCAAGACATTAAACGCACCACTGCAAGTAAACGGCCGTTTTGGTAGACATGACAGTTGCCATTTCAATTTTCACTTACCCATTTCTCCCAAAGGACTTTCCCTGCATGATTTCTTCTTCGAATATATGTTTGAGACCTTCGACGATGCGATCAGAGAGATTCTTAGAAGATGGGATGAGAGAGAGCTGCTCACTGACACGTGGTATGATAGAGGCTTCCGTGTGTCAACGTTCAACATAGCGTCAAGGTACTGGAGGCTGCATCCCGCTACCTTCTTTAACGGCACTGATTGCAAG ATTCCTTTTAAAATATATGACAATACAAGCGACGGGGCAATCGCTGCCAGGATCATCAGTGGGAGAGAAGTATTTATGGAGGATTATCTGAAGTCCTCAAGGAGATTCCCACGACGTTCATTTCCTTCGGACGACGTTGACACCAGATCAGTCTCCTCTGTGATGCCGTCAGATGGCGTCTTGGCCAATGCGGGTCCCATGAAGAGG GAGGAGGACGAGGTGGATATTGGAGATGTCAAGTCAGAGGAAGAAACACTAGGCTGCGGGCCCGGGTTGACGGACCGTCCTGAAGGGATACCTGAGACAGTAAGCATGACCCGGGAAGCCTCGCCCTCACTCAGCATACAGTCTGCTGAGTCTTGTGACTCACTGGTCGGCAGACTGTGGACGTTCTCGTCGCCTTAG
- the LOC123762800 gene encoding uncharacterized protein isoform X1, whose protein sequence is MAPIQDQIIHPFKTLNAPLQVNGRFGRHDSCHFNFHLPISPKGLSLHDFFFEYMFETFDDAIREILRRWDERELLTDTWYDRGFRVSTFNIASRYWRLHPATFFNGTDCKIPFKIYDNTSDGAIAARIISGREVFMEDYLKSSRRFPRRSFPSDDVDTRSVSSVMPSDGVLANAGPMKRQEEDEVDIGDVKSEEETLGCGPGLTDRPEGIPETVSMTREASPSLSIQSAESCDSLVGRLWTFSSP, encoded by the exons ATGGCACCTATCCAGGACCAGATTATTCACCCTTTCAAGACATTAAACGCACCACTGCAAGTAAACGGCCGTTTTGGTAGACATGACAGTTGCCATTTCAATTTTCACTTACCCATTTCTCCCAAAGGACTTTCCCTGCATGATTTCTTCTTCGAATATATGTTTGAGACCTTCGACGATGCGATCAGAGAGATTCTTAGAAGATGGGATGAGAGAGAGCTGCTCACTGACACGTGGTATGATAGAGGCTTCCGTGTGTCAACGTTCAACATAGCGTCAAGGTACTGGAGGCTGCATCCCGCTACCTTCTTTAACGGCACTGATTGCAAG ATTCCTTTTAAAATATATGACAATACAAGCGACGGGGCAATCGCTGCCAGGATCATCAGTGGGAGAGAAGTATTTATGGAGGATTATCTGAAGTCCTCAAGGAGATTCCCACGACGTTCATTTCCTTCGGACGACGTTGACACCAGATCAGTCTCCTCTGTGATGCCGTCAGATGGCGTCTTGGCCAATGCGGGTCCCATGAAGAGG CAGGAGGAGGACGAGGTGGATATTGGAGATGTCAAGTCAGAGGAAGAAACACTAGGCTGCGGGCCCGGGTTGACGGACCGTCCTGAAGGGATACCTGAGACAGTAAGCATGACCCGGGAAGCCTCGCCCTCACTCAGCATACAGTCTGCTGAGTCTTGTGACTCACTGGTCGGCAGACTGTGGACGTTCTCGTCGCCTTAG